The Zingiber officinale cultivar Zhangliang chromosome 2A, Zo_v1.1, whole genome shotgun sequence genomic sequence TGTACAAGTGACGAAGCTTCCCTGTGTGCACCATCTGGTCGCTTGGGCAGGGGTTAAACTTCATCTTGATCGCCATGTTCGGGTTGCTGATAATGTTGCTCCATAGTAGCTTCTTGGTCGCTCTTATATGCGGTCGCCCATACCTATACGGTCTCCTAGATCCTTCGAAATCTTTTCGTCGAGAGTTATCACCAGCTAGTCACCTCCGGACTCCATCCGATTGCCTGGAACCGTCTAGCATGCTTTCCTGTAGTTGTTGCACGTAATGAGTATGATTTCGAATATGAAGTTATACACACTTACTTGGCTAGATTAACCCGTCTAGTTCGGTTTTGCCAAGCAATCAGGTTCTAGCTGATTCCATTCACTTGGATCTTTTGCCAAGCAATCAGCCTCCAACTGATTCCTTTCACTTGGACTTGAGTTACCTAGCATCGAGCTAGGAATTTGTCTGCCTTGGACTAGATTCACCTAGTTTCTAGCTATGAATTTGTGAATCAAACCTTAATCACTTAGACTTAATTCGCTTAGCTTCCAGCTAAGAATTTGTCTGCGTGGTCCCAACCAAGACTTTAGCTCATGCCTAGATCCACTAGGACTTTATCACAATCTGGTTCACAACCAAGACTTTAATACCTGTTAAGTATCCTAACCTACAAACTTGACACACCTCGTTAGATCACAACTAACGTAACTTTAACTTTAGTCATATATCAAAACCCTAGGTTACATATTGTGCACCTTGTACCAACAATTACTATGTTGTACTTGGTTGGCAAGTTTCCAAACTTGTTGGCGTCAAATATGTTTGATGGTTTCAATTAGCAATTTTCTAGGGTCATTGGATTAGAAGGTATTTAATCATGAATCAAGTTCATCATTGTATAATCTCTGAGTTGGCATGAGCTTGACTCAATCTTTCTCATTACTCGTGTTCATTATATTTGAATGTTGGACTTGTGCCAATTGAGGCTTACTTTGGCTTGAATCAGCTGCTTAGAAACATAAAAAATTCAACATAAAACTTAATTTGTTGTCCTAATCCCATTATATTTctccattttccttttttaagTAGTCACCATCAGCAATTTGCTCATTTCTCTCTCTTTCACTCTCCAAAGCCCAGGCTTTGGCTTGTTAATGCAAACACACCCGTTGCAACCTTATGGCCTGTTGCCATGACTTCCCCTTTTATTTCATCTTCCAATTGCATTTGCTTCCACCTTTCCCCTTATCTAGCATAGAATTATGTCAATAACTTTGATACCATTCATCATGATCCAACAGTAACAAATCAACTCATTAATTTTGTTCTTTGAAAGCATAAAAACCTTGATTCCTATTTAAAATCTCTATGCTGACTTAAAATCTCTAAGCATGAAAGGTATATTAATAAAGAATCCATGACAGATTTATACACAATTTCTCAAGTAAACTAAATTAGGGAATCATTCTGATTTTTAACAGTCTTTTAATTATTTGTGTCTAGCATTACAGTCGGAGAAGCTGTGACTAGCAGCCTTACTCCAATTTAAAATCTCTATGCCTGAAATGTATAAAAACAAAGAATCCATGACAGATTTAATCACAATTTCTGAACTAAATTGGGGAATCATTGTGATTTATTAGCAGTACTTTATTTTGAATATTTGTGTCTAGCTTTATAGTTGAAGTTGCATTTGCCTTCTTGTCCATATCATTCTCAGGTCTCTAAGATGGCTTTTGCGAATAAAATTGGAAATCTCTTAAAGAAATCCGtgaaatccagtccatcattatTTCAAGCAATACGATGCATGTCATCTTCCAAACTTTTTGTTGGAGGTTTGCTATAATACCCATCAGAATATTTTGTGGCCTCGCCACTGAGTCAAGTTGTGCAACTTCTGATGCCTATGGCACTTCACAGGACTTTCATATGGCACTGATGATCAGAGTTTACGTGAAGCATTTACAAATTATGGTGAAGTAGTTGAAGGTAGGTTGTGATTTTCTTTCTGATTTATCATAAAATTTGAACTACATGCTTATGAATTCAAATATATATTTGTGCAGCTAGAGTCATCTTGGACAGGGAAACTGGAAGATCTAGGGGTTTTGGATTTGTGACTTTTACTTCCAGCGAAGAGGCCTCTTTTGCCATAACTGGCATGGATGGGAAGGTGCATATGTGATGTCGTTTTTGTTTGTTTACTTGAAATTAATGTTCGAATAAAATAAATTCTAGATGTTGCCAcctaagaaattttaaatacaaaataaGAACATGCCATATGTAGTCTTGGAAAGATATAGAATTAGCATGGTAATCTTTTGTTTGTGATGATGAGCTATGAATATGTAGAAAATGACACTGCTGACTAACCAACAATGATGTGCCATTGCATTTAATTTTGAGAATCAATATGACATAACTAACATCAGATGTCTTTTGATATCTAATTGCACATTCTCAGACAACGCACTATTATTTGATAGGTTTGATgacaaatcatttttttttcgaATTGGTATTGGATCAAATTTTGCTTCTTCTACTCGATCGCTCATTTTAGGCCTTCTATTGTCACCTGAACAATGCTTACCCCAGTGCAGCTCTACACTGAATTTGTAAGTTATTGTCATTTTGGTTTGGGAGAAAAATACCGTCTATCACGTAGTGTTTCAAATGAAGTTTTCCCAGCAAAATGCAAATAACAAGTGGATAGAGGCTGTATAATTGTAGCCACTGAATGTAAGCATATGAGCATTAGTGAGACGAAAATCTGTATTTAAACTTATAATACATGCATGATAATGATCTTGTTAAAAGCAAATCTTTAATTGAAACACGAGGATACATTGTGTTAACTTTAGAATTACATTTATTATGTTATGTGTTCTAATATCAATGGTGATGATTATTATGCCAGGATCTTCATGGAAGGATAGTTAGGGTAAACTATGCACATGAACGAACTGGTGGATTTCGTGGTGGCTATGGTGGTGGTGGTTACGGCGGTGGTGGTTATGGCGGTGGTGGTGGTGGTTATGGTGGTGGAGGCGGTTATGGAGCTGGAGGCAATTATGGAGCTGGAGGCGGAGGTTATGGAGGTGGCGGTGCAAGTACTTATAGCGGAGGTAACTACAATACTGGGAGTGGCACTGCTGCTGGTAACTACGGAAGCAGTGGTTATGGTGGTGGTAATGGAGGCAGTGGTAGGGAATTCGATCGAACCAATGCTGGTACTAACTATGGAGTTGCTGGGGGTGTTGGTGGCATCGACAATTACCAAATAGATGGCAGCTCTGGTGGAGGCAATGGTGGTTATGGAGGGAACAGTGGGTTGTATGGTCGTGGCAGTGATGACAGCACCTTTGGCAAGAGTACATCCAGAGGATTCGACAGCACCAAGTTCAGCAGTGAACTGAACTCCAACAATGGTGGCAGCTATAGTGATGGCAACAATGAGGATGACTTATTAGATGACAAATTCAAAGATGATGACGACGACGATGAACCAGATGACTATGCCAAGCGAGGGTAATGTATGAACATGCGATCAAAACAATGAGCATCAAGTATGCTAGACAATAAATCTGTGAACTTTGGTACTTGGCAGATTGTACGTTTGCAGATATCTGTTTCTATTTTGATATTTCTGTTACATTATGAAATTAGAGATTGCATTGAGCTTCTTCCATGCATATAATTTAGATGCTTCAAGTGCTTCACCACTGTGAGCCTTTTTCGGATTCAAGTGCTTCACCACTTGCCAAATGTCTCTAAACATGCATCAATAACTTCTGTAGTGTTcctttaaggaaaaaaaaaaaaaaggggggggggggcgggggCTTGATTTAAATCTTTACACCCATTGAACAGTTTGCTTGATCAATGCCTTCTATGCCCAGATGAAGCCATTAGAACACCAACAGCAATGATAAACATAGACAACATGCTCACTAGCAGCGAGTAAGTCTTCTTTGATGACTTCCTGTACTCTccaaataggattatgccccaaAATGTGCTCACAAGCGGCAAGGCCTGACCAAGACAAACACAATTTATGGAACCATTCATTTTCTTCTCCGAAACAAAGGAGTCGATAACTCAGCTGTAACAATTTACCTGCACGGCATCAGCTGCTGCGTATCCGGCGGCTTGCCCACCCATGAATTGAAAGCCATTCCCAAAGCCACAAAGTAGACCTGCCAAAAGAGCCCAATGCCTTCCGTTCCAGTCGTTCAAATAAGCTTTGAAAGATGACCTTGGAAGGCCAAGAACAGGCTTGTACAGGAACCATATGTTCAATCCAATGCCGACAACAAAGCATGAGATGGAGAAATAGAAGAATGCAGTGTAAACCACGAGGTGCGGCACCCCTTGTTCCAGCAAGTGCCACTGATCGTTGGTTGCCAAGTTAACCGCCGGAGAGAAGAGCGAGAAGCAAATGCCAGCAAAGAACACTATGCCAAGGCCTAGTATTGTTTTGGAACCAAACACCTGCAGTTGCCAAGTTAACCGATTTCATAGTGCAATGTACATTGCTAAATTAAATGACTGCACTGCCACTGACCTTGATCGATCTTCGATTTTCAAGCTCGATGAGGAATTCTGCTGTCCCAGCTTTTGCTCTCTCAGTGTTGATGTATGAATTTGAAACACCAGAAACTCCATCCTCAATGTCCTTATTAGTAGAATCTGAGGTTAACAAGGTGTATCTTTGTCAGTTAATCCACAACCTTGGAATCAGACTTGCATTTTTTGTctgagaaatgaaaaaaaaagatagaACACCACACAAGACCTTTCACTCGAATATCCTTGTTTACTTCTTGCTCTCCTACATTACTGCACTTGGTCGAAAAATTTTATGTATCAGTACTGATCTCACCTAGTTCTCACTGTCGAAAAGCATCTCAACTTAAAAACCATAAACTAACAAGAGTGTGCAATTCCAAGTGTATTTATCAAATAGATCATTCCTGCCAGCTTAAAGTTTTTAGAAAGTATGCATTTAACCATAACTAGGAAGTTGTTAGCGGATACGTCTTCAGTCATCTAAATTTTCTAAAATCATTTGCTTTTTGTGCCTTTTGAAACTGTTCTCATTTTCTTCCAAATGTaaaatataagttctataaataCAAAGAGGTACCTAGTTTTAATCTTGTAGTTGCTTGATGAATCACTGAGCTTCTTGTTGTTATCAGCTGCATTTGATGAATGAACAGCAGAACCAAGACAGACAGCAATGAGAAAGCAACCAACTCCAGGGAAAAGTATCTCAGCTTTATTGATTCGATCGTCGAGAAAATAGTTCAAAGTTGTTCCTGTCATTCAAACACGCCAACATCATGCTCGTGAACAATTTTTGCAAGATAACAACTGACCTTCTCAaccagaggaagaaaaagaaaatggaaataCCTATAACTACAGTTATACTACAAGTAATGACTTCAGTAACCGAAAGACCAACAAACGCCCAGGCATACTGAGTAGCAAGATTTCCAAGACTAAGAACAATTCCACCTGCCATCGCAAACAAGATCGAAGGCCAGTTGTCCTgtaaaaaggaaaggaaaggaagaagaactgAATCGGCTTGTATCAGTCAAAATATACAGATTCCTTAATCCAACCTGCGTCAGTTGGGTGAAGAAATTGGGCATGTTGGGTTTGCTTTCTCCAATCTGCCCGAAGGTCAATGCGATGAACACCGCCGCCAGGAGATTGGTGATGGAATAATCGAGGTAAGTGTGCTGTGGAAGGCGGCCTCTTCGTTCCAGAAGAGTCAAGACGGCAGGCCATGTGCCGAGGAAGAACAGCGCCGCCAACATGAGGGCGATGGCACCTCCCTTATCTTCAATGACATACATCTTGCTCGAATCTCTGTAAAAAGGAATCCCCAAAGATGCAAGTGAATAAAGGAGAGCAAGCACAGGAGAAGATATTGGAACATACAACTCGGAGAAACTGAGGTGTTCTCCTCCTCCAGATGAAGCCCAGGGCAGTGCAGATTCTGAGGATCCGAGTCAAAGATTCGAACAGGAAGCGTGCCTTAGTTTCTTGAGGAGTACAGAGAGGCAAACAATTGAATGGCTTTAAAGACAGCTATTGGCTGTGCATTAGGCAGATCGGTGGCCTGGTGTGAATGCAAGAGAGATTTTAACACGAGGTAGAATCTCAGAAAGGCAAACGCAACACGAAGACGGTACGATTGTCAACGCCCGGGTCGCTAAAAATGGATCGCATTTGATTCGTTTGCCCCGGGGATTTCGTCAACGATGGGATAAGTTTTATAGCTAggacaatataaatatatattatattaaaaaaaaatatagattgaTTGTATTAACAACTTTAGTATCGATTTCTATATTAGAAAGAGGTATATATAGATAGACAGACGCACGATGAGATATGTATCTTaagaaaatattatatttttaaaactatttaatcATAGGAAGACTATGATTAGTGCTATCACTATATTTATCGAGATTAGATTTAATTTTCAATAGATCTACCCTTTATAGAATTTGTTAGTTTCCCATCTTTTATCGAATTTGTTAGTTGGCTATAAGTATCCGTGATTTATCTTCCTTATCATTTCATGAGATTATTAAAGTAAAATAAACAAGAAGATTTACTTAAATAGTTTAATCATTATAGTTAAAAGATGATTATGTTTTTGCTATACGTCTTTTTCCCTGGTGATATGAAGAAAGATAAATTATAGGGTCGGTTTATAATTGACTGCCAAATGACTAGAGAATGTAAGGAGTTTTTTTTCCAAAGGATATTTGTTTGTTGAGAAAAATTTAATCGTTATAACATAGGTGATTACGCTCACCTTAAATATTTTTCACAGTCCGTCTCTAGATTTGATGAAAGAAGATAAATCACTATATTAGCTTATAACTGATCAAAATTagctagaattttttttaattcttgtaAAAGGCGACTGTGCTCACCCCAGTACCTTAGCCaattcaacctagggttaacacGAAAAAGATAAATTACATATACCTACAACCCTTGAAATAATAACTGACACAtgagaaaaatatttattttaattataccgaGATTTAAATTCTAAATCTTAAATGGATAATAGTATGACAGCAATTAGACCG encodes the following:
- the LOC122042131 gene encoding glycine-rich RNA-binding protein 2, mitochondrial-like; translation: MAFANKIGNLLKKSVKSSPSLFQAIRCMSSSKLFVGGLSYGTDDQSLREAFTNYGEVVEARVILDRETGRSRGFGFVTFTSSEEASFAITGMDGKDLHGRIVRVNYAHERTGGFRGGYGGGGYGGGGYGGGGGGYGGGGGYGAGGNYGAGGGGYGGGGASTYSGGNYNTGSGTAAGNYGSSGYGGGNGGSGREFDRTNAGTNYGVAGGVGGIDNYQIDGSSGGGNGGYGGNSGLYGRGSDDSTFGKSTSRGFDSTKFSSELNSNNGGSYSDGNNEDDLLDDKFKDDDDDDEPDDYAKRG
- the LOC122042130 gene encoding ureide permease 1-like, which codes for MYVIEDKGGAIALMLAALFFLGTWPAVLTLLERRGRLPQHTYLDYSITNLLAAVFIALTFGQIGESKPNMPNFFTQLTQDNWPSILFAMAGGIVLSLGNLATQYAWAFVGLSVTEVITCSITVVIGTTLNYFLDDRINKAEILFPGVGCFLIAVCLGSAVHSSNAADNNKKLSDSSSNYKIKTSNVGEQEVNKDIRVKDSTNKDIEDGVSGVSNSYINTERAKAGTAEFLIELENRRSIKVFGSKTILGLGIVFFAGICFSLFSPAVNLATNDQWHLLEQGVPHLVVYTAFFYFSISCFVVGIGLNIWFLYKPVLGLPRSSFKAYLNDWNGRHWALLAGLLCGFGNGFQFMGGQAAGYAAADAVQALPLVSTFWGIILFGEYRKSSKKTYSLLVSMLSMFIIAVGVLMASSGHRRH